One window of the Phycisphaerae bacterium genome contains the following:
- a CDS encoding protein kinase — protein MKRCPYCAEEIQDEAVKCKHCGENLAGHSTDTLDKAFTIQAKKDESQYDTLGGAETLLGKSNTFKNNQTGSLDGEPTLVNSQLDNQNISPIASGQIQQSDTFESRYEILDILGSGGMGVVYKARDRKLRREVAIKRLHGKADAEKKGIERFLQEAQVIAALNHENIVTIYDVNEDNASPFIVMEYIQGQNLQDRIEKNGKIELVKSLSIIKEIGQALSYAHRRSIIHRDIKPSNIIISEDGTPKLLDFGLAQLGRESELSVTGYGMGTLAYMAPEQKRDAKHADHRADIYSLAKTLYHMVTGELPDAVDLDTVSNEICPALKRALKPNPQDRQFTVDDFVKELEQSDKIHIAAASNTTGIGTCIECGAVNSEDVKFCQTCGAGLFEKCPKCEHEDRVGVKHCGSCGVNIARFKEAHDAFDQAFKYYEEKKYSRAIKEAKRGMQTGYMNQEFSNILKQSEESIHQIETLKSEIMSLVGQQNYEQAQQLIPELLKEDSSLDDIKKLQDEFPSLIIKREIEKAQKALADTKFGNGFDKCWNALKFIEHALEYDSTNKKVLKLRDEVQRALWIRQAIAFLIMIVFFLILFGIPMIIGR, from the coding sequence ATGAAACGATGTCCGTATTGTGCTGAAGAGATTCAGGATGAGGCCGTAAAGTGCAAACACTGCGGCGAAAATCTCGCAGGACACAGTACGGACACGCTCGATAAAGCCTTTACAATCCAGGCGAAAAAGGATGAGTCTCAATATGACACTCTCGGTGGGGCTGAGACTTTGCTTGGCAAGAGCAATACCTTCAAAAACAACCAAACTGGTTCACTTGATGGAGAACCGACATTAGTAAATTCTCAATTGGACAATCAGAATATTTCCCCTATTGCATCAGGGCAAATTCAGCAATCTGATACATTTGAATCTCGATATGAGATATTAGACATTCTTGGTTCAGGCGGCATGGGGGTAGTATACAAAGCCCGTGACCGTAAATTGAGACGCGAAGTTGCAATTAAACGATTGCATGGTAAAGCCGATGCCGAGAAGAAGGGAATTGAAAGGTTTCTTCAGGAAGCTCAGGTAATCGCCGCACTGAACCACGAAAACATAGTTACAATTTATGATGTCAACGAAGATAATGCTTCCCCTTTTATAGTAATGGAATATATTCAGGGGCAGAATCTACAGGATAGAATTGAGAAAAATGGAAAAATAGAACTTGTAAAATCTCTTTCTATAATCAAGGAAATTGGCCAGGCCTTATCTTATGCTCATAGGCGGAGTATCATTCACAGAGACATCAAACCGTCTAATATAATTATTTCCGAAGATGGGACTCCTAAACTGCTGGATTTTGGTTTGGCCCAATTAGGCAGGGAATCTGAGCTTTCTGTTACCGGCTATGGTATGGGAACGCTGGCTTATATGGCTCCTGAACAAAAGCGAGATGCCAAGCATGCAGATCACCGTGCAGACATATATTCGCTGGCCAAAACTTTATACCATATGGTTACAGGTGAACTGCCGGATGCAGTTGACCTGGATACCGTTTCAAACGAAATTTGTCCCGCCCTAAAAAGAGCCTTAAAGCCAAACCCCCAAGACAGGCAATTTACCGTGGATGATTTTGTTAAAGAACTCGAACAATCAGACAAAATTCATATTGCTGCGGCATCAAATACCACTGGCATTGGTACCTGTATTGAATGTGGAGCAGTAAATTCTGAAGATGTGAAATTTTGCCAGACCTGCGGTGCTGGTTTGTTTGAAAAATGTCCTAAATGTGAACACGAGGACCGTGTTGGAGTTAAACACTGCGGCTCCTGCGGAGTTAACATTGCCCGCTTTAAGGAAGCCCACGATGCTTTCGACCAGGCATTTAAATATTATGAAGAGAAAAAATATAGTCGTGCTATAAAAGAAGCCAAACGCGGCATGCAGACAGGATATATGAACCAGGAGTTCTCCAATATATTAAAACAATCCGAAGAATCCATTCATCAAATTGAAACCTTGAAATCAGAGATTATGTCTTTAGTTGGGCAGCAAAACTACGAACAAGCACAACAATTAATCCCTGAATTATTAAAAGAAGACTCATCTCTTGATGATATAAAAAAATTACAGGACGAATTTCCAAGTCTTATCATAAAAAGAGAAATCGAAAAAGCTCAAAAGGCTTTGGCTGATACAAAATTTGGAAATGGTTTTGATAAATGTTGGAATGCCCTTAAGTTTATCGAGCATGCTTTAGAATACGATTCTACGAATAAAAAAGTGTTAAAACTAAGGGATGAAGTTCAAAGAGCTTTATGGATTCGTCAGGCAATAGCTTTTCTTATAATGATAGTATTTTTTCTGATTTTATTTGGGATTCCTATGATAATAGGAAGATGA
- a CDS encoding SPFH domain-containing protein yields MGIFSNRCANPDCNARVPKTAKFCNVCGTSASSTDTNCGRCGAVVGAQSKYCWKCGCNLDQQQKAPLFGNRWVRGEDDFAVRVDECDVKGFLSKGLIVEHGTKGMIFQQGRFCGYVDEGKYDVNGFLRKVNNFNQTTPTSVVLVDAGDVELHLEAIKLYSKDHVEVDAIFKAMVQLKDPDKLYTNAFKSRNKLTVGYFAGSLTNELHSVLQTYVGSKSVRELYNNTEIRKDVERQMQLELEPILERVGLEMVQLRFVDFFCPAYDPIRADEAKIYVDTQKADIDIDRLKLAQRLRKTMTTDQMDKIKDENDFKDFIRQTEHELGIKGLLREDELDKIKRQFVFNRNKELVTQQIEIEGIKNGHTRNQAKLDLIAKIEKDIDEAKAKDQVERIESERDFWEAEKAIELRKKTELVELETEAQKLEQRSKASAAALISILDGPSAERLMKLEAYRAREKLSPEQILVMTAAASPDVAKILAEKYRTEATINDTRFKQMQDFMSRQEQTNKDAADRLERVMNAALQQMGETAATRAKAHSAGSQTVVTPGGIGGSPIVINPQRPDAEKSCPRCGKAVSSDSRFCPNCKEKL; encoded by the coding sequence ATGGGAATTTTTTCAAACAGATGTGCGAATCCGGATTGCAACGCGAGGGTTCCTAAAACTGCAAAGTTCTGTAATGTTTGCGGCACGTCCGCGTCCTCAACCGATACCAATTGCGGCAGATGCGGCGCCGTAGTCGGAGCACAGAGTAAATATTGCTGGAAGTGCGGATGCAACCTCGACCAGCAGCAAAAGGCGCCTTTATTCGGCAACCGCTGGGTTCGGGGCGAGGATGATTTTGCTGTCAGAGTCGATGAATGCGATGTCAAAGGCTTCCTCAGCAAAGGCCTGATAGTGGAGCACGGCACAAAAGGAATGATATTCCAGCAAGGCAGGTTTTGCGGTTATGTCGATGAAGGCAAATATGACGTCAACGGATTCCTCAGAAAAGTAAATAATTTCAATCAAACTACGCCAACCTCTGTCGTTCTGGTCGATGCCGGCGATGTCGAACTGCATCTTGAGGCCATAAAGCTGTACAGTAAAGACCATGTGGAAGTTGACGCGATTTTTAAGGCGATGGTGCAGCTAAAGGACCCGGACAAGCTCTACACAAATGCCTTTAAGAGCAGAAATAAACTGACAGTCGGATATTTCGCGGGTTCTCTTACAAATGAGTTGCATTCTGTCCTGCAGACTTATGTCGGTTCCAAATCCGTCAGGGAGCTTTACAATAATACGGAAATCCGAAAGGATGTCGAACGCCAGATGCAGCTTGAGCTTGAGCCGATTTTGGAAAGAGTCGGCCTCGAAATGGTGCAGTTGCGGTTTGTCGATTTCTTCTGTCCGGCCTATGACCCGATTCGAGCGGATGAAGCCAAAATTTATGTAGATACTCAAAAAGCAGATATCGACATTGATAGATTGAAACTGGCACAACGACTCCGCAAGACTATGACCACTGACCAGATGGATAAAATAAAGGACGAGAACGACTTTAAAGATTTCATCAGGCAAACTGAACACGAGCTTGGCATCAAAGGCTTACTCAGAGAAGATGAGCTGGACAAAATAAAACGACAGTTTGTTTTTAACCGTAATAAGGAATTGGTTACACAGCAGATAGAAATCGAGGGAATTAAAAACGGGCATACAAGAAATCAGGCCAAACTCGATTTGATAGCGAAAATAGAAAAAGACATCGACGAGGCGAAGGCAAAAGACCAGGTCGAAAGAATCGAGTCCGAGCGGGATTTCTGGGAAGCTGAAAAGGCGATTGAACTTCGGAAGAAGACCGAGCTTGTTGAGCTTGAAACCGAAGCTCAGAAACTCGAACAGCGTTCAAAGGCGTCTGCTGCGGCTCTGATTAGTATTCTGGACGGTCCTTCTGCCGAAAGACTAATGAAGCTCGAAGCGTACAGAGCCAGAGAAAAACTTTCTCCGGAACAGATACTTGTTATGACAGCGGCCGCAAGTCCGGACGTAGCAAAAATTCTCGCTGAAAAATATAGAACAGAGGCGACTATAAACGATACGAGATTCAAACAGATGCAGGATTTTATGTCCAGGCAGGAACAAACCAATAAAGATGCCGCCGACAGGCTCGAACGAGTTATGAATGCCGCATTACAGCAAATGGGAGAAACTGCCGCGACTCGTGCCAAGGCTCATAGTGCAGGCAGCCAGACGGTCGTTACTCCCGGCGGAATAGGCGGTTCGCCGATTGTCATAAACCCGCAAAGACCGGATGCCGAAAAGAGTTGTCCGCGATGCGGTAAAGCAGTATCATCTGACAGTCGTTTCTGTCCTAATTGTAAGGAAAAACTGTAA
- a CDS encoding helix-turn-helix domain-containing protein has translation MEKLLSIEEVAEILGLEYKTIYRLIRGGELPAAKVGRVYRVYMADLESYLERQKQAVHEEATGQKPVALREIRCGSCGARIVSELGIAGRCEICQAAICTECFGIKKLKHCKPHQEKEGSK, from the coding sequence ATGGAAAAGTTGTTAAGTATTGAAGAAGTGGCGGAAATCTTAGGATTGGAGTACAAGACGATTTATCGCCTTATCCGCGGCGGGGAATTGCCTGCGGCAAAAGTCGGCCGGGTTTACCGTGTTTATATGGCTGATTTGGAGTCCTATCTCGAACGGCAAAAGCAGGCTGTTCACGAAGAAGCTACCGGCCAAAAGCCTGTAGCGCTGCGCGAGATTCGCTGCGGAAGCTGTGGGGCAAGAATTGTCAGCGAGCTTGGCATTGCCGGCAGGTGTGAAATCTGTCAGGCCGCGATATGCACAGAGTGCTTTGGAATTAAAAAGTTAAAACATTGTAAGCCTCATCAGGAAAAAGAGGGAAGTAAATAA
- a CDS encoding SUMF1/EgtB/PvdO family nonheme iron enzyme: MSEDGFDTLDNAPTMPGEQEGQILSGQYKIIRQIGYGGMGMVYLAQDIELDDKVAVKVLPTILANNKRAIDNLRKEAKTALKLSHHNIVRLRTFQSDEAIKYLVMEYIDGGSLEEKIISAGTLSVDETIEIFSQVAVGLDYAHSQNVLHRDIKPANIMLTKSGTAKLADFGIARQLKDSMTRITGKETSGTLLYMAPEQFRGGEPDHRSDIYSLAASIYESLSGKPPFWRGSIEYQIVNVPPRPLDKLSQKQNTALLKALSKEPGKRQNSAKELLVDLGADSKTINWQSLRIRGKKAYKGTIDYAKTISFKEERKPKIAMIKAFAVMIIFVLLMAGVFGIDKKYDLNHKWQELKNYTVEKIDVFFGAGKIWKNAEISAQKGDYDQAIDLLDKLITKYPDSKYTPQALAAQPEWEEENAKITVSKGDYTQAIELLDKLIAKYPNTEYAKWALATKPKWEKDNAIMVAQKGDYAQAIKLLDKIRNKYPNTEYVPWAVTTKPAWKKEYAKILFQKGDYAQAINQLDDLIAEYPNTEYAKWALATKPEWEDKKQITDLLSQARDLISKEQFNRASDCVEKVLKIDTENEEAKKLQAVIGREQQFRAFLRDGNDAETLREWEKAIEAYNQALKIKPNNIEVKDKLDTCNHNIYLSKAEAAQKREAWEEAIANYKKALEYKDVPDTRAKLIVAEQEWRNLQEYLKWIREAQRAEKDAEKNAEKEGSLPALYTTLKCYEEAQKYTNKSLKEKIESLKSQIAKIEKQKKFKELLSLAIEKYNKKQCEEASAAIKDAIDLFPDNQEAIFWKNEIASGCSDKIITNSIGMKLVLLPVDKFIMGSPLSEERTPDESPQHEVKISKRLYIGVYEVTQKQFKDVTGRNPSDFRGNDNLPVEQVSWNDANEFCMKLSLKEQKKGGYYRLPTEAEWEYACRAGTDTAFNNRQNGLQEVRKICWCSYDGRPGGARRTKPVGSFTPNTWGLYDMSGNVWEWCQDWYDENYYSQSPSVDPHGPDSGQYRVLRGGSWYDTPKDCRSAKRYYLKPDNSRDRIGFRVVFEMN, from the coding sequence ATGAGTGAGGATGGTTTTGACACATTAGACAATGCCCCGACAATGCCTGGTGAGCAGGAAGGACAGATTCTAAGTGGGCAATATAAAATCATCCGCCAGATTGGTTACGGGGGAATGGGTATGGTATATCTGGCGCAGGATATAGAGCTTGATGACAAAGTTGCTGTTAAAGTTTTACCGACAATTCTGGCCAATAATAAACGGGCAATAGATAATCTTCGCAAAGAGGCAAAAACAGCCCTGAAATTATCGCATCATAATATCGTTAGACTGCGTACTTTCCAGTCTGATGAAGCGATAAAATACCTGGTAATGGAGTATATTGATGGCGGCAGTTTAGAGGAAAAAATCATTTCTGCCGGTACATTGAGTGTTGATGAGACTATTGAGATATTTTCACAAGTAGCTGTAGGTCTGGATTACGCACATTCACAGAATGTCCTGCATAGAGATATTAAACCTGCCAATATAATGCTTACCAAGTCTGGTACTGCCAAATTGGCTGATTTTGGCATCGCAAGGCAGCTTAAAGATTCTATGACTCGCATAACCGGCAAGGAAACTTCCGGCACATTACTTTATATGGCTCCGGAGCAATTTCGCGGCGGCGAACCAGACCATCGAAGCGATATTTATTCGCTGGCCGCAAGTATATATGAGAGCCTGTCCGGCAAACCGCCTTTCTGGCGGGGATCGATAGAATATCAGATTGTGAATGTACCGCCACGGCCATTGGATAAACTTAGCCAAAAACAAAATACAGCCTTGCTGAAAGCCCTTTCCAAAGAGCCGGGTAAACGGCAAAATAGTGCCAAAGAATTGTTAGTCGACCTCGGCGCAGATTCCAAAACTATTAATTGGCAGTCATTAAGGATACGCGGGAAAAAAGCATATAAAGGTACAATAGATTATGCCAAAACAATTTCGTTTAAAGAGGAGCGGAAGCCTAAAATCGCAATGATAAAAGCCTTTGCCGTGATGATAATTTTTGTCTTGCTCATGGCCGGGGTTTTTGGGATTGATAAAAAATATGATTTAAATCATAAGTGGCAGGAACTGAAGAATTATACTGTAGAAAAGATAGATGTTTTCTTCGGGGCAGGGAAAATTTGGAAAAATGCGGAAATATCCGCCCAGAAAGGAGATTATGATCAAGCTATCGATTTGCTTGATAAGTTAATCACCAAATATCCTGACAGCAAATATACACCGCAGGCATTGGCAGCACAACCTGAATGGGAAGAAGAGAACGCGAAAATAACCGTCTCAAAAGGTGATTATACTCAAGCCATTGAACTGCTTGATAAGCTAATCGCCAAATACCCAAACACCGAATATGCAAAGTGGGCATTGGCAACAAAACCTAAGTGGGAAAAGGACAATGCTATAATGGTTGCCCAAAAGGGTGATTATGCTCAAGCTATCAAGCTGCTGGATAAGATACGCAATAAATACCCCAATACCGAGTATGTACCGTGGGCAGTGACGACAAAGCCTGCGTGGAAAAAGGAGTATGCAAAAATACTTTTCCAGAAAGGTGATTATGCTCAGGCTATCAATCAGCTCGATGATTTAATCGCCGAATATCCAAACACCGAGTATGCAAAATGGGCATTGGCGACAAAACCTGAATGGGAAGATAAAAAGCAGATAACAGATTTACTTTCTCAGGCTCGAGACTTAATAAGTAAAGAGCAGTTCAACAGAGCCTCTGATTGTGTGGAGAAAGTATTAAAAATCGATACTGAGAATGAAGAGGCCAAAAAACTTCAAGCCGTAATAGGGCGGGAGCAGCAATTCAGAGCCTTTTTAAGGGATGGTAATGACGCTGAAACTCTGCGGGAGTGGGAAAAGGCTATAGAAGCGTATAATCAGGCACTGAAAATCAAGCCGAATAACATCGAAGTAAAAGATAAACTTGATACCTGTAACCATAATATATATTTATCAAAAGCGGAAGCTGCACAGAAGCGAGAGGCCTGGGAAGAAGCAATTGCCAATTACAAAAAGGCTCTTGAATATAAAGATGTTCCAGATACACGAGCAAAATTGATTGTTGCTGAACAAGAATGGCGGAACCTGCAGGAATATTTAAAATGGATCAGGGAGGCCCAGCGAGCAGAAAAAGATGCGGAAAAAAATGCAGAAAAAGAAGGCTCTTTGCCCGCATTATACACGACATTAAAATGTTACGAAGAGGCTCAAAAATATACAAATAAATCTCTGAAGGAAAAGATAGAATCCCTGAAATCGCAGATAGCCAAAATTGAAAAACAGAAGAAATTTAAGGAGTTGTTATCTCTTGCCATAGAAAAATACAATAAGAAACAGTGCGAAGAAGCATCAGCGGCCATTAAAGATGCCATTGATTTGTTTCCCGATAATCAGGAAGCTATTTTCTGGAAGAATGAAATAGCTTCCGGTTGCAGCGACAAGATTATTACTAATTCCATAGGGATGAAGTTGGTTTTACTTCCTGTGGATAAATTTATCATGGGCAGCCCGCTTAGTGAGGAGCGAACCCCCGATGAAAGCCCTCAGCATGAAGTGAAAATAAGCAAAAGGTTGTATATAGGAGTATATGAGGTAACACAAAAACAGTTCAAAGATGTTACGGGTAGAAATCCAAGCGATTTTAGAGGCAATGATAATCTGCCTGTCGAACAGGTGAGCTGGAATGATGCGAATGAATTTTGTATGAAGTTAAGTCTAAAAGAGCAAAAAAAAGGCGGGTATTACAGATTACCTACAGAAGCGGAATGGGAATATGCCTGCCGAGCCGGCACAGATACTGCTTTTAACAATAGACAGAACGGCTTGCAGGAAGTGCGGAAAATTTGCTGGTGCAGTTACGATGGAAGGCCGGGCGGTGCCCGACGGACAAAACCCGTTGGCAGTTTCACTCCCAATACGTGGGGATTATATGATATGTCTGGTAACGTCTGGGAATGGTGTCAGGATTGGTATGATGAAAATTATTATTCACAGAGTCCTTCAGTTGACCCGCATGGGCCGGATTCCGGCCAATATCGTGTTCTTCGCGGCGGCTCATGGTACGATACTCCGAAAGACTGCAGGTCTGCCAAACGTTACTATCTGAAACCTGATAATAGCCGTGACAGGATAGGGTTTAGAGTTGTTTTCGAAATGAATTAG
- a CDS encoding ATP-binding protein, whose product MSIDLSGVLVDLLEGAIGTARRLVDLQNWAKAASSYARAAKLMKQYAMSATSSEVKKKRLAEAEKLQTYADQLRNGKKPGVQNGVTIPADNQTIAGEKGNYIENARGLIKQAKVGWNDIAGLDDVKKFVKESYALSFAKRPAEMGVSKAANLLLYGPPGTGKTLIAAAVSKGLEATFFSCKISDMLSKYFGESSRLVNAIFELAEQSSPAVIFLDDFESLVANRDSDSNGAERRVLAEFLTCMDGFESKSSDKLVLVIAATNKPWLIDQAVLSRFGKLAYVGLPDKKAREKIFELLLIKKGYKITGTVEQCADKTAGYSGREIEQICKELIRNMISKANPDLLDLVDKGKAALENYTLKMTVISPDDLDNVIAHMPPLTNKNDLTKYEKWQNKSV is encoded by the coding sequence ATGTCTATTGATTTAAGCGGTGTATTGGTTGACCTTTTGGAAGGCGCGATAGGCACGGCCAGAAGGCTCGTGGACCTGCAAAATTGGGCGAAGGCGGCTTCAAGTTATGCACGAGCGGCAAAATTGATGAAACAATATGCTATGAGTGCGACCAGCAGTGAAGTTAAAAAGAAAAGACTGGCTGAAGCGGAAAAATTGCAGACTTACGCCGACCAGCTTCGTAACGGCAAAAAACCGGGCGTGCAAAACGGGGTTACCATACCGGCGGATAATCAGACAATTGCAGGCGAAAAAGGAAATTATATTGAAAATGCCCGCGGTTTGATAAAGCAGGCAAAAGTCGGCTGGAACGATATTGCAGGTCTTGATGATGTGAAAAAGTTTGTGAAGGAATCTTACGCTTTGTCTTTTGCCAAAAGACCTGCGGAAATGGGAGTTTCAAAGGCGGCCAATCTGCTTTTATATGGTCCGCCCGGAACAGGAAAAACTCTTATCGCCGCGGCCGTTTCGAAAGGACTTGAGGCGACATTTTTTTCCTGCAAAATAAGCGATATGCTCAGCAAATATTTCGGCGAATCGAGCAGACTCGTAAACGCGATATTCGAACTGGCCGAACAGAGCAGTCCTGCGGTAATCTTTCTCGACGATTTTGAATCGCTTGTAGCCAATAGAGATTCCGACAGCAATGGAGCGGAGCGAAGGGTTCTTGCCGAATTTTTAACCTGTATGGACGGCTTCGAAAGCAAAAGCTCCGATAAGCTCGTATTAGTCATAGCCGCTACCAACAAACCGTGGCTGATTGACCAGGCGGTGCTTTCACGTTTCGGCAAGCTTGCTTATGTAGGTCTGCCTGATAAGAAAGCGAGAGAAAAAATATTCGAGCTGCTGCTGATTAAAAAAGGTTACAAAATCACAGGAACCGTGGAACAGTGTGCTGATAAAACAGCCGGCTACAGCGGTCGGGAAATAGAGCAGATTTGCAAGGAGCTTATACGGAATATGATTTCAAAGGCCAATCCCGACCTTCTCGATTTAGTGGATAAAGGCAAAGCGGCACTGGAAAATTACACACTGAAAATGACAGTAATTTCTCCTGATGATTTGGATAACGTTATTGCCCATATGCCGCCTCTGACAAATAAAAACGATTTAACAAAGTATGAAAAATGGCAGAATAAATCCGTATAA
- a CDS encoding protein kinase: MSKDDFDTLDNAPTIPGEPGGQILSGRYKIIRQIGSGGMGAVYLAKDLELDIEIAIKVLPTLLANNKRAIDNLCREARTDLALSHHNIVRLHNFQSDEAIKYLVMEYINGGSLEDKITADGVLSVDETLKIFTQVAAALDYAHSQHVLHRDIKPANIMLTKDGVAKIADFGIARQLKESMTHITGKETSGTLLYMAPEQFRGGKPDHHSDIYSLAASIYECLSGKPPFWRGSIEYQIMNVPPQPLDKLSQKQNTALLKALSKEPNDRQESAKELLAGLGADSAILNWQPVKKDTPKHYKDTLDYAQTINIKVERQKAQKKKIGALVAAVLAIAVIISLMIFVKYRSQNAQQTAADITQRPVSEKSAIEPQSPIKPITIPNVQKQVEKTAQEIAKEAEAEKQKKLVEEKEKKLEQDKIEADRKKQEYDKWIAQAQASEKKGNLSDAVKFYQKALEIKPEDSEIKDELATCQHNLYLAKAEGAEKANNLDLVIENYTKALSFKQVTSTQLKLDSVKKTVQYNIEAERKKIVEKENQKEFDELLSYAKARDNKEQSKEALKALGKALELYPDNSEALTLKKKIDGYYSPNTGNLTEPPQPQQITDSSAAVVTVNGTKITEGQIEKMLQARMEQLTSRIPLNMQDQYRQQLRKRIVEQLVIEELLAQKERQENITVSQSDIDEQTNKQIAEQNLTIDEFKSLLKSYGTTLSEFESNMRKKLMFEKLIEGEFANKIKAPTNEQIKAYYDANSQQFQEPEKMHTKHILIIPEKNNNRPERAKAQAKMKAQEILGKIKAGGNFEELAKQYSQCPSAKNGGDLGMQPKGTFVSEFEKAAYSLKPGQVSDVVETNFGFHIIKLVEYANANTCSLDKAKGQIVEVLTNKQKEQIVLDYIQKIKAEADIKFANESDKIEFNTIK, encoded by the coding sequence ATGAGTAAGGATGATTTTGACACTTTAGACAATGCCCCAACGATACCGGGTGAACCGGGCGGGCAGATTCTAAGCGGACGATATAAGATCATCCGCCAAATCGGCTCCGGCGGAATGGGGGCAGTCTATTTGGCCAAAGACTTGGAACTTGATATTGAAATAGCCATAAAAGTTTTGCCGACACTTTTGGCTAATAACAAAAGGGCGATAGATAATCTTTGCAGAGAAGCAAGAACAGACCTTGCATTGTCTCACCATAATATTGTTCGTTTGCATAACTTCCAGTCTGATGAAGCCATAAAATACCTTGTAATGGAATATATTAATGGAGGAAGCTTAGAGGATAAAATCACTGCTGACGGAGTATTAAGCGTTGACGAAACTCTTAAAATATTTACACAAGTTGCCGCAGCGCTTGATTATGCACACTCACAGCATGTTTTGCACAGGGATATAAAGCCTGCCAATATAATGCTTACTAAAGACGGCGTTGCAAAAATTGCCGATTTCGGTATCGCAAGGCAGCTTAAAGAATCTATGACTCATATTACCGGCAAAGAAACAAGCGGGACACTGCTTTATATGGCTCCGGAACAATTTCGCGGTGGCAAACCCGACCATCACAGCGATATTTATTCTCTTGCCGCAAGTATATACGAATGTCTGTCCGGCAAACCGCCTTTCTGGCGTGGTTCGATAGAATATCAGATTATGAATGTGCCGCCCCAGCCCTTGGATAAACTTAGCCAAAAGCAAAACACGGCTCTGCTGAAAGCCCTTTCCAAAGAACCGAATGACCGGCAGGAAAGCGCCAAAGAATTATTGGCTGGCCTTGGTGCAGATTCAGCAATTCTTAATTGGCAGCCGGTTAAAAAAGATACGCCAAAGCATTATAAAGATACGCTGGATTATGCCCAAACGATAAATATAAAAGTTGAAAGACAAAAAGCCCAAAAAAAGAAGATAGGAGCTTTGGTCGCAGCGGTTCTGGCTATTGCCGTGATTATTTCCTTGATGATTTTTGTGAAATACCGTAGTCAAAATGCTCAACAGACGGCAGCAGATATTACGCAGAGGCCTGTTTCTGAAAAATCAGCGATAGAGCCGCAGTCTCCTATAAAACCGATAACTATACCTAACGTTCAAAAGCAGGTTGAAAAGACTGCCCAGGAGATTGCAAAAGAAGCCGAAGCTGAAAAACAAAAGAAATTGGTAGAGGAAAAAGAGAAAAAGTTAGAACAGGATAAGATTGAGGCTGATAGGAAAAAACAAGAATATGACAAATGGATTGCTCAGGCACAAGCCTCTGAAAAAAAAGGTAATTTATCTGATGCCGTGAAATTTTACCAAAAAGCACTAGAAATAAAGCCTGAAGATAGCGAAATTAAAGATGAACTCGCGACCTGTCAGCATAATTTATATTTAGCCAAGGCGGAAGGTGCGGAAAAAGCAAATAACCTTGATTTAGTGATTGAAAATTACACAAAAGCATTATCTTTCAAGCAGGTTACTTCAACACAACTTAAGCTTGATTCTGTTAAAAAGACTGTGCAGTATAATATTGAAGCGGAGAGAAAAAAAATAGTTGAAAAGGAAAATCAGAAAGAATTCGATGAACTATTATCTTATGCTAAAGCAAGAGACAATAAGGAACAAAGTAAAGAGGCGTTAAAGGCTTTAGGTAAAGCACTTGAATTATATCCTGATAACAGCGAAGCATTAACTTTGAAAAAGAAGATAGACGGCTATTACAGTCCTAATACCGGAAATTTAACTGAACCTCCGCAACCACAACAAATAACTGATTCAAGTGCCGCTGTTGTAACGGTTAACGGCACAAAAATTACTGAAGGGCAGATAGAAAAAATGCTGCAGGCAAGAATGGAACAACTTACAAGCAGGATTCCTCTGAATATGCAGGATCAATATCGTCAGCAGTTGAGAAAACGCATCGTAGAGCAATTGGTAATCGAAGAGCTTCTGGCCCAGAAGGAAAGGCAGGAGAATATTACCGTCAGCCAATCTGACATAGATGAGCAGACTAACAAACAAATTGCCGAGCAGAATTTAACAATTGATGAATTCAAATCGCTTCTCAAGTCTTATGGCACAACTTTAAGCGAATTCGAATCGAATATGCGCAAGAAATTAATGTTTGAAAAATTGATAGAAGGCGAGTTTGCCAATAAAATAAAAGCCCCCACCAATGAACAGATTAAGGCGTACTATGACGCAAATAGTCAGCAATTCCAGGAACCTGAAAAGATGCACACAAAGCATATACTTATAATACCTGAAAAGAATAACAATCGCCCTGAACGAGCCAAAGCACAAGCTAAAATGAAGGCGCAGGAAATTCTGGGGAAGATAAAAGCCGGTGGAAACTTCGAAGAACTTGCAAAACAATATTCACAATGTCCTTCAGCAAAGAATGGAGGAGACTTGGGTATGCAGCCCAAAGGCACTTTTGTCTCAGAATTTGAAAAGGCGGCTTATTCACTTAAACCGGGTCAGGTAAGCGATGTCGTAGAGACTAATTTCGGTTTCCATATTATAAAACTTGTCGAATATGCCAATGCCAATACCTGTAGTCTCGATAAGGCAAAAGGTCAAATTGTAGAGGTTCTTACCAACAAGCAGAAAGAACAGATAGTTCTGGATTACATTCAGAAGATTAAAGCGGAAGCTGATATAAAATTTGCTAATGAAAGTGATAAGATAGAATTCAATACAATAAAATAA